The Neurospora crassa OR74A linkage group IV, whole genome shotgun sequence genome has a segment encoding these proteins:
- a CDS encoding coatomer beta' subunit gives MRLDVKRQLFARSERVKGIDFHPTEPWILTTLYSGHVYIWSYETQQIVKTFELTDVPVRAGRFIARKNWIICGSDDFQIRVYNYNTSEKITSFEAHPDYIRAICVHPTQPFVLTASDDMTIKLWDWEKGWKNVRVFEGNSHYVMSLAINPKDTNTFASACLDRTVKIWSLGSSTPNFQLEAHETKGVNHVDYYPHSDKPYLLTTSDDRTVKVWDYTTKSLIATLEGHTNNVSFACYHPELPIIISGSEDGTIRIWNANTYRFEQSLNYGLERAWCVSYQKGKQGIAVGFDDGSVVIKLGREEPAVSMDGSGKIVWARHNEVVSAVIKGADADIKDNEPITLTTKELGTAEVYPQSLIHSPNGRFAAICGDGEYIVYTALAWRNKAFGQALDFVWASKEYSSTNEFAIRESPTSVKIFKNFENKVGGLDVPFAADGLTGGVLLGVKGQGGISFYDWRTGGLVRRIEVEPKQVYWSESGELVALACEDSTYVLRFSRENYNEAVQAGLVEDDGVEAAFDVVTDISESIRSAEWLGDVLIYTNSTNRLNYLVGDQTYTIAHFDKPMYILGYLQRDGRVYITDKDLNVTSFALSLPVLEYQTLVLREDMETAAELLPSIPEDQLNKIARFLEGQGHKELALEVATDPEHKFDLALSLGQLHIALDIARETDADHKWKTLGDAGLAAWDVPLATECFVKAKDLGSLLLVYSSTSDREGLAKLAEQATEAGAHNVAFSAKWLLGDVEGCIEILKNTNRLSEAVLFSQTYKPSLTPELVAAWKESLEKQKKGRVAKVLGVPGEDSELFPEWDEYLKLEQEGPAAGNLIDVDAEPVQEESPAAEEAAEEVAEEQKEEEKEVEAEEE, from the exons ATGAGGCTGGATGTCAAG CGCCAGTTGTTTGCCCGCTCTGAG CGAGTCAAGGGCATCGACTTCCATCCTACCGAGCCATGGATTCTGA CGACCCTCTACAGCGGCCACGTCTATATCTGGTCATACGAGACACAACAAATCGTCAAGACCTTCGAGCTTACCGATGTCCCCGTCCGCGCTGGTCGCTTCATTGCGCGAAAGAACTGGATCATCTGTGGTTCCGATGACTT CCAAATTCGAGTCTACAACTACAACACGAGCGAAAAGATCACATCCTTCGAGGCGCATCCCGACTACATCAGAGCCATTTGCGTCCATCCTACACAACCCTTCGTCCTTACCGCCAGTGATGACATGACGATCAAGCTTTGGGATTGGGAGAAGGGATGGAAGAACGTGCGGGTATTCGAGGGCAACTCAC ACTACGTCATGTCCCTCGCCATCAACCCCAAAGATACCAACACCTTTGCTTCGGCATGTTTGGACAGGACAGTCAAGATCTGGAGCTTGGGTTCATCCACACCAAACTTCCAGCTTGAGGCGCACGAGACCAAGGGCGTCAACCACGTCGATTACTATCCCCACAGCGACAAACCCTATCTTCTCACAACTTCTGATGAC CGCACGGTGAAAGTGTGGGACTATACCACCAAGAGTTTGATCGCCACTCTTGAAGGCCACACCAACAACGTATCCTTTGCCTGCTACCACCCAGAGCTCCCTATTATTATCTCTGGTTCGGAAGAC GGCACGATAAGGATATGGAACGCCAACACCTACAGGTTCGAGCAATCGCTAAACTACGGCCTGGAGCGAGCATGGTGTGTGTCATATCAGAAGGGCAAGCAGGGTATTGCTGTTGGTTTCGATGATGGTTCGGTGGTCATCAAGCTTGGTCGGGAAGAGCCCGCTGTGTCGATGGATGGCTCCGGCAAGATCGTGTGGGCCAGGCACAATGAGGTTGTATCTGCCGTGATCAAGGGTGCTG ATGCCGATATCAAGGACAACGAACCTATCACACTCACCACCAAGGAGCTTGGAACCGCCGAGGTGTACCCCCAAAGTCTCATCCACTCTCCCAATGGTCGGTTCGCTGCTATTTGCGGCGACGGCGAATACATCGTTTACACTGCGCTCGCCTGGAGAAACAAGGCATTCGGTCAAGCCCTCGACTTTGTGTGGGCTTCCAAGGAGTATTCCAGCACAAACGAGTTCGCCATTCGTGAGTCTCCCACCAGCGTCAAGATCTTCAAGAACTTCGAGAACAAGGTCGGCGGTCTCGACGTCCCATTTGCTGCCGACGGTCTTACCGGCGGTGTCCTCCTCGGTGTCAAGGGCCAAGGTGGCATTTCCTTCTACGACTGGCGGACGGGTGGACTTGTCAGACGCATTGAGGTGGAGCCAAAGCAGGTGTACTGGAGCGAGAGCGGCGAGCTGGTTGCTCTTGCCTGCGAAGATAGCACCTACGTCCTCAGGTTCTCGAGAGAGAACTATAACGAAGCGGTCCAGGCTGGTCTTGtcgaggatgatggtgttgaggctGCGTTTGATGTCGTTACCGACATCAGCGAGAGTATCCGTTCGGCGGAGTGGTTGGGAGATGTCCTGATCTacaccaacagcaccaaCCGTCTAAACTACTTGGTTGGCGACCAGACTTACACCATCGCCCACTTCGACAAGCCCATGTACATCTTGGGTTACCTCCAGCGTGATGGCCGCGTCTACATCACCGATAAGGACCTTAATGTTACCTCTTTCGCGCTCTCGCTTCCCGTTTTGGAGTACCAGACTCTTGTCCTTCGCGAGGATATGGAGACGGCTGCCGAGCTACTCCCAAGCATTCCTGAGGATCAGCTCAATAAGATTGCGCGCTTCCTTGAGGGACAGGGCCACAAGGAGCTCGCGCTTGAGGTGGCAACTGACCCCGAGCACAAGTTCGATCTGGCGCTATCGCTTGGCCAGCTCCACATCGCCCTGGACATTGCACGAGAGACTGATGCGGACCACAAGTGGAAGACGCTTGGTGATGCCGGCCTTGCTGCTTGGGATGTGCCTCTTGCCACCGAGTGCTTCGTCAAGGCAAAGGATCTCGGTTCGCTGTTGCTTGTCTACAGCTCGACGTCAGACCGCGAAGGCCTTGCCAAGCTTGCTGAGCAAGCTACAGAGGCAGGCGCGCACAACGTCGCCTTCAGCGCCAAGTGGCTACTCGGTGACGTCGAGGGCTGCATTGAGATCCTCAAGAACACCAATCGTCTCTCGGAGGCTGTGCTCTTCAGTCAAACATACAAGCCTAGCCTTACGCCCGAACTGGTGGCGGCCTGGAAGGAGAGTCTggaaaagcaaaagaaggGCCGGGTTGCCAAGGTGTTGGGCGTCCCCGGAGAGGACTCAGAGCTCTTCCCTGAGTGGGATGAGTATCTGAAACTCGAGCAAGAGGGACCTGCTGCTGGCAATCTGATTGATGTCGATGCCGAGCCGGTTCAAGAGGAGTCACCGGCGGCAGAGGAGGCGGCAGAGGAAGTAGCCGAAGAgcagaaagaggaggagaaggaggttgaggcagaggaggagtag